Proteins from a genomic interval of Gordonia sp. SL306:
- a CDS encoding cation diffusion facilitator family transporter — translation MSVEGSKRAIIAALLANAGIALAKFVGFLITGSSSMLAEAVHSVADTSNQGLLLLGQQRAAKKADRLHPFGYGRSRYFYSFVVALVLFSLGSLFAIYEGIHKIQHAHDHDLESPLVAVIILLLAICLEGYSFTTAYRESKPLKGKASWWRFIRNSRSPELPVVLLEDSGALIGLVLALAGVGLTMLTGDAVWDGVGTLGIGVLLGVIAIILIVEMKSLLIGEGATEDEEQALLTALAADGVDRVIHMKTQYLGPEELLVAAKIAIPAGADAVTVAHTIDAAEVRVRSAVPQARVIYLEPDIDRGAGN, via the coding sequence TGGCCAATGCCGGTATCGCCTTGGCGAAGTTCGTCGGATTCCTGATCACCGGGTCGTCGTCGATGCTCGCGGAGGCGGTGCACTCGGTCGCGGACACGTCGAACCAGGGGCTCCTCCTGCTGGGCCAGCAGCGCGCCGCGAAGAAGGCAGACCGGCTGCACCCCTTCGGGTATGGGCGCAGCCGCTACTTCTACTCCTTCGTCGTCGCCCTGGTGTTGTTCAGCCTGGGGTCGCTGTTCGCGATCTACGAGGGCATCCACAAGATCCAGCACGCCCACGACCACGACCTCGAATCGCCACTCGTGGCGGTCATCATCCTGCTGTTGGCGATCTGCCTCGAGGGATACAGTTTCACCACCGCCTACCGTGAATCAAAGCCGTTGAAGGGCAAGGCGAGCTGGTGGCGCTTCATTCGGAATTCACGTTCTCCCGAGTTGCCGGTGGTGCTGCTCGAAGACTCCGGCGCACTGATCGGCCTGGTGCTCGCGCTAGCCGGTGTCGGACTCACGATGCTGACCGGAGACGCGGTGTGGGACGGCGTCGGCACCCTGGGCATCGGTGTTCTCCTCGGTGTCATCGCCATCATCCTGATCGTGGAGATGAAAAGCCTGCTGATCGGCGAAGGGGCGACCGAGGACGAGGAACAGGCATTGCTGACGGCACTGGCCGCCGACGGCGTCGACCGAGTCATCCACATGAAGACCCAATACCTCGGGCCCGAGGAACTTCTCGTCGCCGCGAAGATCGCCATTCCGGCGGGCGCCGACGCCGTCACGGTCGCGCACACGATCGATGCGGCGGAGGTCCGGGTGCGTTCGGCGGTGCCGCAGGCGCGGGTCATCTATCTCGA